GATATGATAAGAGATCAGCTTAAATGGGTTTGAGGTGTACTTATATAAATCCAGAATGGTTGCTGTAATGACTCATATTTCTAAAGCAAGattttgaaaatgaaaaaaatataatataatacaaaGACCTTATGCGTTTGAggattaaaatatcaaaaaatattatattcaagAGAGTATCCAATAAGAATGCATAGTATGACTGTTAGTGTTAACTTGTGTGAAGCGAAGGGGTGTATCCAAGGTTAATATAAGCTATCAAATATTTAAAGTTTTTGAACATTTTGGGTTCAATGAAATACTCATTCAAATGATGACTAGTGTTGTAGGAATGTAATGAGTATGCAATTAATGGGGTAAACTGTAATTTAAAATATTGCTAACTAAAAGATTAGTGACATGAAAGCTTGGTGGAAGAGGGTGAGACAAGTTTCAACCATATGTCATCGTTCAACAGTGCCAACTAGTTAAGGTATATGCGATGGTGACTTAAGATGTTATATATTAAATGATAAAAGGTAAGTTATTagagcttgatattcacctcaTTCTTCAAAGTAAAGTGTTTGAATAGTAAACTAAAAGATTTTTTTGATAACATTTCTAAATctagtaaaaaattataataatttcaaATTTATGTTTGAAAGAATAAAGTCACATATATTTAGTGGAATAATctatgaaaataacataaaatctgaaaTTATTATATAAAGTAATTAGAGTAGGGCCcaagcatcagtataaataatttcaaataatttaGAATAAAATATGTAAGatgttttaaaatataacatgcgacTTTTATTAATAAGGCAAGCATCGCAATGAGTAGCGGTTTTACTTGATTTAAAAGTTCGAAGGGATTAACGAAAAATTAACTACTAAATGGAAGATAACGGATAACCAAGATAGTGATGCCACATATTCGTTCGGTCAGTAATTAAAGCAAGATCGATTGGTTGAGTAATTTATGAAGTTGATGATTACTCGtagatattatttttattctagTTTCAAACCAATGATGTCCGGTTTCATTCCAAAATGAGTCAGAGAAAACCTTAATGGAAGTATTCTTTTGTTTATATTAAGAGATAGAAATAAGATTCCTTTTGATGTTAGATGCACGCAAAATATTATTAAGTGTAAAAACATTCATGTATGAATTATGTGTTATGGAAACAGTATGAGTAATAGAGATTCCATTATCATAACCAATGATGATGTCTCTATTGTCTTGTGGATGAATAAATTCTACAGGTcagaaataatataattaaaagcaCAGAGTCGATAATCATTGATTGGATGAATAGTTGAAATAATTGTGATGTTTACTTGAAGCTAATTAAGTCTAATAGTATGCTTGGGTTGAGATCGACTAACTTTCGATTTGTGTCTAATTTTATCAAGTAATTAGTAGATATCTTTttggtgattattattattggaatgTTAGAAGTGCTAATAGTTATAGTGATTATTATAGTTTAagttatttttttaattgtttGTGTTAAAGTTGTCATCATAGTTGGAGAGTTAATAGTATAACAAAGGATGATAACCCTACATATTACCCATGTGTCTACGAGATATCTTGATTAGTCttttaattgaatattttattattttaattatcctTTTCTTTGGATATTAGATTGATTTGAGTTATGATAACTAATCCCGTCTTCCGCTCTTCTCGTTTCAAATATATTTCACAATCAATCTAAGAGATGATCTATTAAAGCCAAGTCATTTATATTAACTTTTAGATATTACATATAACTAAAAATAGTATTTTCCTTCTTAGGTTATTTTGATTAGAGTAGATAAAAGACTAGCATGAGAGGAATTAACAAAGATGGTTTATAACTAAGACCATGCTTTGCTACAGTATTATATGAAGAGATTAGTGGTACTATATAGTCAATAATTAAGACTTGAATGACTTGCAAAATAAGATGATCTTGATGGAACCACAATTTATGATTATGATTTTTCATTAAGATTGGTTCTCTTGATATTTGAATATTTTCAATTGGACAATTAAGAGAACCATTTATGTAGCCTAGTAGATTATATCTAAAGCGAAGGTTGATGAACTATGCTTGTCAAGATGCATAATTATTGCCTTTGGATGCCTGAAAGGAATTAGAGTGACTACATTATCGATTATTGTTGATATTTGGAggaaaagatcaatagtggattaaTTATATCAAACCTAATGAATTGTCACCTTTTGGTCAAATTCAATAAACAGATAAGATCTAATAGATAAGTGGTCTTTATTATCTATAGTCTAATCTGATTAGATTTGATAAGGTGGAACATATCTGATCGGAGGGATGCAACCATTATGGAGCGATCTCGACTAGATCAGTCACAATGAGAGATCACGAGGGGAAATCATATAAAAAAGAATTACGCAAGGAGGGATGCAGCCTTTCCTCGATCATGTACGTGTTAGAGTAAAGTAGAATTCGTAGAGATGAGGAGGAATCACCAATAGGGAGAATGTGCCAATAAGAAAGATGAATTACTAATGCCAAGCAGATAAATAAGAACAAGGGAGTGAGGGTCGCTATCGCCTAGGCAAACGAAGGAGTCGGGCAGATCAACGATTAAGCTTCAACAAGGAAATTGATCCCTTACAATTAGAAGAGGGGTAAAGAGAGGAAGAAAACCTTCCTCGGAAGCAATGGAGCTCTAAGACCATAAAGAGTTTActgtaaaaaaaaataatttcattaagATAATACATGTTTATAAGGGAGAGATTTATTTCAATCATgtgcttaaattatatataaatattatgataattgatctttaaatcataaattgattcaaaattaaaacatataaaaaatataaaattatcattctaTACTTGTCCCTATCATAATAGTCAATCATATACCACCACAGTTTTAAAACTGGAATAGACTCTGACGATTTGGATAAAAGTTTGAGTAAGACGTGATGCCAATCACTTGGTATGTGAGCTATGGAAATAATAAAATAGATGAACGGTTGCTCAAATTAATGGCCACAAGCTACCACAGGACACAGATGAAGCCGCAACATTAATGATTTGAAGAGAGTGGCATTTGACGACGTCCAAAACTTTCTTGTGGTTCACTTTGTTTTAACATGTATAAAGCAAGTTCTAGACTCGATCTTATCGCTTGTCTTCCATCATGGCATGACCTTTTGGAAGGAATATATTATCTTGACAAGAACCAGTAGTCACTCCTATTTTTAAGTTACACTCCAAGGCAAGCAATTAATTGCTTCACTCTCAGAGAAGATGGTTATCAGAAACAATCATCCTTCCTTCCAACCAGTGAAGACTTCTCAACTTGGAGGCATCGGAACCTGACCTTAATCAGGCATATCAGTCACATTCGAGTGGTGTTCTTGCACCTAATGATGGGTGTCAGGAATAGTCATAGCTTGCCCGCTGTGGACTCCTCTAATTGTTAGGAATTAAGTATAGTGTGTAAGAATAACGTTGATTAATGTCCATTCCActttattctcctccctctctctaagACCTgtccttctctttcaatgattCCAATGTGATGAGGATAAGAGTTGCCTTACCTACTTTATTTGTCGTCGATGTACCACTGCCGTACATTAAACGATATCATTTACTTTGATCAAACTTATGTGGAGATGTGGGATGTTTATAGCCAtggctgatcttattcaacaagaaGAAAGTCATGTACCTAATCATGCTACATGATATCTACAAGCCAACAGCTTCAAATGATCCGGTGGATCATCTTCAATAATCGTATTTGACTAAGTGTGATCTCCTGAAACTACTACTACATCATCATGCATGACCGCTCTGCTGAAGCGAGAGAAAGCTTCTTGAGGGGGGCAAAAATGGCGTTTCAGTACCCATTTGATCTCTTTTATGCTACTTTTGTCCTTTTCCGTTTCCTTTATTCTTCTACCACTTGTCCGATTACGATCGATGCGTCAATGTAATCCCAGCTGAGGGTTCAGCAGTATTTGCTGATTGAAGAAGCGCTGGTTGAGCAAGTTGCACTGAGTGTCGTCGAACTGGTCGGAGAACTCGGTGGTGTAGATGGTTGCGTCACTGCTGGGCTTCTTCCGTGGGTGAAGGAGATCGTTCATGCCGTCTAGGTAGGACTCCGTCGTCCGCTGGCGCTTTGTAGGGTTGGCAGCAACGGGAGCAGCGGATTCTTCTCGGATTTTATACGGAGCGAACGTGTAATTGTCATTGCTGCAGTTGCTGTTATCAGTTTTGAGTTGATTCGTGCTCGGTTGGGCCATGAGCAGGGCAAGCTCGGATCCCTGCATCTCCGGTAGGTTATCGAACAGGTGCGACGGCGGGGCAGAGTAGTTCTCCAGGAAATCTGACACGGAGAAGGATTTCTGCAGCCGAAGACCGCTGGGTTGCTCCGTGCTGCGAAAGCTCGATAGGTAGATGTCCCCGGAACCGGAGTCTTCTTGTTCTTGATCCACCAGTGGCGGCACCGATTGGAGATTGTGGTTCTTCTTGTAGATGCGGCAGAGCACCCAGTCATCCAACTGCAAGATGGAATCAACGACCACGTCAAAAGACATGAATGGTGTGCGTTGAAGTTGGCATCCTTTTCGGCAGAAGCAAGCAAACAAAGAGATTGCCATCGCAATCACAGTGCGCAAGGGGAGGTTTGACTCCGTGTGCGGTATTCCTGCAAAGAGGAAATGGAGGTGAGGAGGAAGTGGCTGCTGATTACCCTCATGGAGGCGTTCTTAAACTTCATGGGCTTGTAGGTGTTGCCATGGTGAGCTTCTGCGAGGCGGTACTCGTGCATGATCCAGTTGGTCTTCCTCCCTCTCGGAGGCCGTCCCTTGTAGAAGACCAACGCCTTCTTCACTCCGATATGCTCGTTCCCTCCGCTCCTGTCGATCGGCTTGTCGGTCCCGGTCGCCTTCCAGTAGCCGGAGGCGGCCGCGCGGTTCGGCCGGACCCCGTTGGGGTACTTGCGATCCCTCgggctgaagaagtaccactcctGCTCCCCAAACATGGCTTTGGCTGCGTCAAGCAGGAAAACTCGTGTCATCACAGAAAGCACAGAAGAGGGACGTGGATGGACCACTTCGCGGAGCGAGCAAGCACCAACCAGGTAGGTCCCAAGGGTCGAACTTGTAGATGTCCACCTCGGCGATGATGGACACGGGACATGGCAGAGAAGATGCCTGGTTCCGCAGGTAGTGCAGAATGAGCTCTTCGTCGGTGGGGTGGAACCGGAAGCCGGGCGGGAGCGACGCAGGATCCGACATCGTCACTGAAGGAGACGAAGCCAAGGGAAGCGGGGAAGAGATTGAAATCTCAAGGAGCGAAGTGTGGCGCTGCCTTTATGGTGGGAGGCGTTTTTGTCCTTTAGCGACGCCGCGCGATCCATACACGCGGTTTCATCCATCGATCGGCCCCAAGATCAAGCGTTGAGGACCGTCGGATCAATCTTAGTCACCGTCGACGAGGCCAAATTGAATGAGGACTCCTTTCCCCAGTGGAAGACAACCAAAGCCACTCGAATCATCCTAACCGTCCATTTCATCATGCACGGCTTCGATCTCCCTTGGGTCAACGTTTTCAACTTGAGTCAAGATGGACAGGTGGTTGCAGCGCGAAGGCCTACACGTGTCCGCGAGATCTGCCGACCCTGCCGAACACACAACATGGACGTGCACATAGACGGAGCCATGACTCATGCATGCAGACAAAGAGCTCGTATCTGGGTTTGTCGAGATGCATTAAAGGCAGGGATCCTTTAATAAGTCTCGTCTCAGTGCTAACACATGTGGCGGAAGTGCATAGGCTGGCAAGTGTGGTGACAGAAAAGTACGCTTGGTAGGTGTTAGTCGACGTTACTTCTGGTCCCCGTACTTGCCGAGAAGGTGTGGATTAGGAATAAAGGAGGATTATCCTGTGAATTAGTGACTGTCATTAGCTTGGACGCCATCACAAGTTACATGCAATCTTACGGTAGCTTCAATGGCAGGAGAGGCATCGGCGATAGCGACATCCGTCGGCAGATGCAGAGGGGCGCGGAGCTAAAGCCCAAGGCTTCGTCTTCCACATCTCCACTAGGATTCTATATAAAGTAACGTCAGGTTGTCATGCACTTATTCGCGTCGAGTCGGAGGTGACAGGTGCATGCACCATGGCATATGGGGGGAGGAGGAATGCGAGCCGCGTCGGTCGTTTTCGTCGGATGGCGATCACGCTGACGAAGTGGATGATGAAATCCCCCCGCTTCTCCCCGAGGGAGTTCCCATCCAGCAAAAGTTGAtgttgatgacgatgatgatgcacATGAGTACGTGGAAGTCGAACGCACGGTGTTCCTGTCATGCTCAGGAACTGGATGTTCGCCGGTCATCACAGAACCTTGGCAGGTTCAGTTGCTTTGCGTTAGCATTCTGTGATGAGAAGTTTTGTCGTCAATTGCTCGCGCAATTGGTCTTGTGACTGATCCACAAGAAATGACTTCCTAGGTCCGTGGAGGTGGTAATGGAGGATGGATAAGATCGCGAGGAGAAAAGACAAAAGTGTTAGGGTGGAATGTTCAAGTTAAACTCTGGCAGCTTATTGGAAGAAGGAAAGGAGAGGGACAAAATGGCATGTGACATCGATTCTATATGCTCATCTTCCCATGCATGTATATCCACAGGAGATGCCGGAGGAGGAAGAGAACCATTCCAGACCACTATTAAATATCTAATCGTTTTCTCGTGGTAGATTAAGACTAGAGATGTAGCATATAAGTGCACGCCATATATAATACGTGATGGTAAGCTATCTTCTTTGTCTTTATGGCCTACGAGTCT
The window above is part of the Musa acuminata AAA Group cultivar baxijiao chromosome BXJ2-6, Cavendish_Baxijiao_AAA, whole genome shotgun sequence genome. Proteins encoded here:
- the LOC103989655 gene encoding uncharacterized protein LOC103989655, producing the protein MGRRTRDAEAELNLPPGFRFHPTDEELVVHYLCRKAACQRLPVPIIAEVDLYKYDPWELPEKALFGQREWYFFTPRDRKYPNGSRPNRAAGSGYWKATGADKPVSPPGSARPLAIKKALVFYHGKAPRGLKTDWIMHEYRLADTNRSPNRKGSLRLDDWVLCRLYNKKNSWEKKMQAKEEAAMETSEINEDAGSDSLRTPESDIEHAGFPELDDLVRQGCHPFHTLEKLKEESDWFVDLNLEELQNPFAGIASLPVVDVVNQECCFFPSMGSPYLKTTQIMPPFRQRHTSLLEISISSPLPLASSPSVTMSDPASLPPGFRFHPTDEELILHYLRNQASSLPCPVSIIAEVDIYKFDPWDLPAKAMFGEQEWYFFSPRDRKYPNGVRPNRAAASGYWKATGTDKPIDRSGGNEHIGVKKALVFYKGRPPRGRKTNWIMHEYRLAEAHHGNTYKPMKFKNASMRLDDWVLCRIYKKNHNLQSVPPLVDQEQEDSGSGDIYLSSFRSTEQPSGLRLQKSFSVSDFLENYSAPPSHLFDNLPEMQGSELALLMAQPSTNQLKTDNSNCSNDNYTFAPYKIREESAAPVAANPTKRQRTTESYLDGMNDLLHPRKKPSSDATIYTTEFSDQFDDTQCNLLNQRFFNQQILLNPQLGLH